From the Salmo trutta chromosome 2, fSalTru1.1, whole genome shotgun sequence genome, one window contains:
- the frrs1b gene encoding putative ferric-chelate reductase 1 isoform X2 — translation MPGPHLLLVVVVAVCLIKTASGFANGKVSQACGDMIPQHGHDSSSKPAPYNITLDNPTFSPGDHITVTLLVVPTSGSISFKGFLIEARDAENPDGPAVGSFSLLNPSESQLLHCGHTQGSAVSHTSKSKKTEIQAVWEAPKNPPAGVQFLATVVQKYKVYWVQIPGPVVSLNGATGVPPPNPTPTTTTTAVTTTLSALTRPFSSEGCGRSKSCLRDPVGCDPGRDPLCFFLSFTPEERTVLFELSGPADGYLSFALSLDKWMGNDDVYLCVRDGDSVDINAAYVSGRTHPELASENVLSDTAWQLADGVIQCRFRRDILLPRKIESRFSLDQSYFLFIAHGRAEDGVIYRHDRQPLISTHQTVITGPPENLAGSRSPLLIKFHGVFMLVAWMTTVTTGVIIARYFKHDWPETRLFGRRLWFQVHRALMTLTVLLTCVGFSLPFIYRGGWSRHAGSHPYLGCTVMALSFIQPIMALLRPAADSSRRYIFNWMHLGTGTIARVLAVVAIFLGIQQQALLLPGPWSTGVLAGCVVWGVLVDLLLEFHSKVVIVTGRTLAEDEEKILGTHSDSERQRKVSRFKKIVLAVFLMGNVGFLSVLLNTIRNV, via the exons ATGCCGGGTCCACATCTcctgttagtggtggtggtggctgtGTGTTTAATAAAGACAGCCTCTGGCTTCGCCAATGGGAAAGTGTCTCAGGCGTGCGGAGATATGATACCACAGCATGGGCATGACTCCAGCTCTAAACCTGCTCCTTATAACATCACCCTGGACAATCCCACATTCAGCCCTGGTGACCATATCACAG TGACTTTGCTGGTTGTTCCCACATCTGGGAGCATCTCCTTCAAAGGTTTCCTGATTGAAGCGAGGGATGCTGAGAACCCGGACGGTCCTGCTGTTGGATCATTCAGCCTCCTCAACCCTTCTGAGTCACAGCTCCTACATTGTGGCCACACACAG GGATCTGCAGTAAGCCACACCAGCAAATCCAAGAAGACAGAGATACAGGCCGTGTGGGAGGCTCCAAAAAACCCCCCAGCCGGTGTCCAGTTTCT GGCCACAGTGGTGCAGAAGTATAAAGTCTACTGGGTGCAGATCCCAGGGCCGGTGGTGTCTCTGAATGGGGCGACTGGGGTTCCACCACCaaaccccacccccaccaccactactactgctgtgACCACAACTCTGTCTGCACTGACCAGACCT ttCAGCTCAGAGGGTTGTGGTAGGAGTAAGTCATGTCTGCGTGACCCTGTGGGATGTGACCCAGGCAGAGACCCCCTGTGCTTTTTCCTCTCCTTCACTCCAGAGGAGCGGACTGTGCTGTTTGAGCTCAGTGGACCAGCTGATGGATACCTGTCCTTTGCCTTGTCACTGGACAAATGGATG GGGAATGATGATGTATacctgtgtgtgagagatgggGACAGTGTGGACATCAATGCTGCTTATGTCTCTGGCCGAACTCACCCTGAATTGGCCTCTGAG AATGTTCTTTCAGACACAGCTTGGCAGCTGGCAGATGGGGTCATTCAGTGTCGCTTCCGTAGAGACATACTCCTCCCCCGTAAGATTGAGAGCAGGTTCAGCCTGGACCAGAGCTACTTCCTGTTCATTGCCCACGGGAGGGCTGAAGATG GTGTGATCTATAGACATGACCGGCAGCCTCTGATATCCACTCATCAGACAGTCATCACAGGTCCCCCCGAGAATCTAGCTGGCTCCAGGTCTCCCCTGCTCATCAAGTTCCATG GTGTGTTTATGCTTGTGGCCTGGATGACGACAGTGACCACAGGGGTCATCATCGCACGCTACTTCAAACACGACTGGCCAGAAACAAGACTATTTGGACGCAGGCTATGGTTTCAG GTGCACCGAGCCTTGATGACCCTGACCGTGCTCCTTACCTGTGTGGGATTCTCACTACCCTTCATCTACCGAGGTGGTTGGAGCAGG CATGCCGGCTCCCACCCTTACCTGGGCTGTACTGTCATGGCTCTATCTTTTATCCAGCCTATCATGGCCCTCCTCAGACCCGCCGCAGACTCCTCACG AAGGTACATATTCAACTGGATGCATTTGGGAACAGGCACTATTGCACGGGTACTTGCAG TTGTGGCCATCTTCCTGGGTATTCAGCAGCAGGCCTTGCTTCTCCCTGGCCCCTGGTCCACTGGTGTCCTGGCAGGCTGCGTAGTCTGGGGAGTCCTGGTAGACCTGCTACTTGAGTTCCACAGTAAAGTAGTCATCGTAACAG GGAGGACTCTTGCTGAGGACGAAGAAAAGATTCTGGGTACTCACTCggatagtgagagacagagaaag GTATCTCGATTCAAAAAGATTGTCTTGGCGGTGTTCCTCATGGGAAATGTTGGATTTTTGTCTGTTCTCCTAAACACCATAAGAAATGTGTGA
- the frrs1b gene encoding putative ferric-chelate reductase 1 isoform X1, protein MNNETTAQQMPGPHLLLVVVVAVCLIKTASGFANGKVSQACGDMIPQHGHDSSSKPAPYNITLDNPTFSPGDHITVTLLVVPTSGSISFKGFLIEARDAENPDGPAVGSFSLLNPSESQLLHCGHTQGSAVSHTSKSKKTEIQAVWEAPKNPPAGVQFLATVVQKYKVYWVQIPGPVVSLNGATGVPPPNPTPTTTTTAVTTTLSALTRPFSSEGCGRSKSCLRDPVGCDPGRDPLCFFLSFTPEERTVLFELSGPADGYLSFALSLDKWMGNDDVYLCVRDGDSVDINAAYVSGRTHPELASENVLSDTAWQLADGVIQCRFRRDILLPRKIESRFSLDQSYFLFIAHGRAEDGVIYRHDRQPLISTHQTVITGPPENLAGSRSPLLIKFHGVFMLVAWMTTVTTGVIIARYFKHDWPETRLFGRRLWFQVHRALMTLTVLLTCVGFSLPFIYRGGWSRHAGSHPYLGCTVMALSFIQPIMALLRPAADSSRRYIFNWMHLGTGTIARVLAVVAIFLGIQQQALLLPGPWSTGVLAGCVVWGVLVDLLLEFHSKVVIVTGRTLAEDEEKILGTHSDSERQRKVSRFKKIVLAVFLMGNVGFLSVLLNTIRNV, encoded by the exons atgaacaatgaaacaacagcacagcaa ATGCCGGGTCCACATCTcctgttagtggtggtggtggctgtGTGTTTAATAAAGACAGCCTCTGGCTTCGCCAATGGGAAAGTGTCTCAGGCGTGCGGAGATATGATACCACAGCATGGGCATGACTCCAGCTCTAAACCTGCTCCTTATAACATCACCCTGGACAATCCCACATTCAGCCCTGGTGACCATATCACAG TGACTTTGCTGGTTGTTCCCACATCTGGGAGCATCTCCTTCAAAGGTTTCCTGATTGAAGCGAGGGATGCTGAGAACCCGGACGGTCCTGCTGTTGGATCATTCAGCCTCCTCAACCCTTCTGAGTCACAGCTCCTACATTGTGGCCACACACAG GGATCTGCAGTAAGCCACACCAGCAAATCCAAGAAGACAGAGATACAGGCCGTGTGGGAGGCTCCAAAAAACCCCCCAGCCGGTGTCCAGTTTCT GGCCACAGTGGTGCAGAAGTATAAAGTCTACTGGGTGCAGATCCCAGGGCCGGTGGTGTCTCTGAATGGGGCGACTGGGGTTCCACCACCaaaccccacccccaccaccactactactgctgtgACCACAACTCTGTCTGCACTGACCAGACCT ttCAGCTCAGAGGGTTGTGGTAGGAGTAAGTCATGTCTGCGTGACCCTGTGGGATGTGACCCAGGCAGAGACCCCCTGTGCTTTTTCCTCTCCTTCACTCCAGAGGAGCGGACTGTGCTGTTTGAGCTCAGTGGACCAGCTGATGGATACCTGTCCTTTGCCTTGTCACTGGACAAATGGATG GGGAATGATGATGTATacctgtgtgtgagagatgggGACAGTGTGGACATCAATGCTGCTTATGTCTCTGGCCGAACTCACCCTGAATTGGCCTCTGAG AATGTTCTTTCAGACACAGCTTGGCAGCTGGCAGATGGGGTCATTCAGTGTCGCTTCCGTAGAGACATACTCCTCCCCCGTAAGATTGAGAGCAGGTTCAGCCTGGACCAGAGCTACTTCCTGTTCATTGCCCACGGGAGGGCTGAAGATG GTGTGATCTATAGACATGACCGGCAGCCTCTGATATCCACTCATCAGACAGTCATCACAGGTCCCCCCGAGAATCTAGCTGGCTCCAGGTCTCCCCTGCTCATCAAGTTCCATG GTGTGTTTATGCTTGTGGCCTGGATGACGACAGTGACCACAGGGGTCATCATCGCACGCTACTTCAAACACGACTGGCCAGAAACAAGACTATTTGGACGCAGGCTATGGTTTCAG GTGCACCGAGCCTTGATGACCCTGACCGTGCTCCTTACCTGTGTGGGATTCTCACTACCCTTCATCTACCGAGGTGGTTGGAGCAGG CATGCCGGCTCCCACCCTTACCTGGGCTGTACTGTCATGGCTCTATCTTTTATCCAGCCTATCATGGCCCTCCTCAGACCCGCCGCAGACTCCTCACG AAGGTACATATTCAACTGGATGCATTTGGGAACAGGCACTATTGCACGGGTACTTGCAG TTGTGGCCATCTTCCTGGGTATTCAGCAGCAGGCCTTGCTTCTCCCTGGCCCCTGGTCCACTGGTGTCCTGGCAGGCTGCGTAGTCTGGGGAGTCCTGGTAGACCTGCTACTTGAGTTCCACAGTAAAGTAGTCATCGTAACAG GGAGGACTCTTGCTGAGGACGAAGAAAAGATTCTGGGTACTCACTCggatagtgagagacagagaaag GTATCTCGATTCAAAAAGATTGTCTTGGCGGTGTTCCTCATGGGAAATGTTGGATTTTTGTCTGTTCTCCTAAACACCATAAGAAATGTGTGA